The stretch of DNA GTTTACACAGAACTGTTCATCCATTGCTAGCTGGCCCGACTCATCTGTTCAGTTGCCCAAGTCAATCAACTTGGTCATACCTTGAATAGATACCCTCACGGTATGCGTGATGTCAATGACACTCCGCGCAGGACACCGCACGCAGAACTCGTGGTGGACACCCGTCCGATCATCTGACATGATCGTATGATCTGACAGGAGTTATCGTCGGACCGAGAACGATGTCGCCAATCCCCAGCCAAAAGCGGCTCTGCGAAAACCAACCCGGCCGCAGACATACCAACGCGTCGGCCAACGGCCGGCTTCCCGCCACATCATCGTCGCGATCGGAGAGTGATTGCATATGACCTACTCGCAATGGCAGGACGTCCTGGACTCGGACGCGCTGGCAGTGGCCAAGCAGCTCGACGAACTGCTGCCGGGACCTCTTCACACGCTGGGACTCGACGGTGTTCGACAGTTCGCTGCGCCAACTCCCCCGCCCCGCACGACACGGGTCGCATCGGTAGAGGACCGCACCATCTCCGGAGTCGCCGACGGTGGGAATGTCTCGGTGCCGGTCCGTATCTACCAGCCCGACCGCGCAACCCAGGCCGGCGCGCTGCTTTACATCCACGGCGGCGGCTTCACTGTCGGTTCGCTGGACGGCGTCGACGAGCTGTGCCGGATCATCGCCGACGAGGCCTGCTGCGTCGTCGTATCGGTGGATTACCGACTTGCGCCCGAGCACCCCTTTCCGGCGGCGATCATCGACGTTCGGGTGGCCTACGACTGGCTCCGGGCCAACGCCGCCGAACTGGGCGTCGCCCCGACCCAGCTCGCAGTCGGCGGCGATTCGGCCGGCGGTGGACTGGCAGCCTCGCTGTGCCTCGACCTCCGCCGTCGCGGAATCGCTCAGCCAGTGATGCAACTGCTCGTCTATCCGGCAGTGGACGACCAGTTCACCCGACCGTCGTGGACAGACTTCAAGGACGCCCCACTACTCGACGCCGGAACCGCGCAATGGTTCTGGAAGCAGTACGTCGGTGAATCCCCCACCGACCTCGGCGAGCTCGCGGTCCCGATGAAGGCCGGTTCGCTGGCCGGACTGGCCCGTGCTCACATCGCCACCGCCGAGGTCGATCCGCTCCGCGACGACGGCGAGGCATACGCCGCCGCCCTCCACGAGGCAGGCGTCGCGGTACGTCACCAGCGATACACCGGCGTGTTCCACGGGTTCTTCCCGGAGGTGCAGACCTACGCAAAGAGTCGCCGCGCAGTGCTGGACGCATGCGAGAGCTTGCAACTGGCGTTCCGATTGGGCCCCTCGGTGCCGATTCGGCATCTCCCGAGTCGACCTCGTACGGACACAATCTCCGGAGACGCCGCATTCGACGGACAAACAGCGTGACATCCAGCGAAAGAACGACCTCCTCCGAAACCACACATCGACGCGACGCGCAGCACCGCAACCCGAAGGCCTCCGCCGACCCCGAGTAGATCGCGTATATACCATGAAATCCTCGACAGATGGCAGACGGCACCAGCGGCGACACGCCGCGGCGGGCGGAGTCGACCACAAACGGAAGCATCGTGACAAAGAGACGGAGATCCTCATCGGGTTCGCGAGTATGTGGGCGCCATACGGAGGCGCTAGTGAGGACGAGATCCTCGTTCAATTCGGACTGTCAAGACTCCAGTTCATCGACCGCTTGTGGGAGAAGATCCCCGAATCCAACTGCGCCCTGGAAGAGATACAGCGCTTAGCACATGCATACCCGCGCCGTCCGCGAACGAACGGATTCAAATCCCGTTGACTGAGTCGTTATTCACGCTCAGACGCCGGTGCGAGTACACGACCCGAGGTTGGATGACGATGTGGAACCGCCGTCGCAACAACGACATTCTCGATTTCGCTCTGCTGTGGCAACCGCTCGGAGGACCAGCGCCGAAAGATATAGCGACCGCCTTCTCAATCGATATCGACGAGTACGAACGGCTACTCCAAGGCGCTGTGCGACTCAAAATGTCTCAATTACACGAGGGCGTCACATCCCCGGAGCAGGTCTATGGACTGACCGCGATTGCGGCGCTTGCTCAGTTCCTGTCGCCCGGATCGGCGGGTTGCCCTTACCTGGGTGTGTCGAAACCTTCCGGTCTGCGTTCGCGGAGTGACTGAAGAGAGGCGTGACCGCAGGCTGCGGTGAGAGGTACTTGAAGTCGGACTGCCCTCCGCGGATCCCATCCCGATCGAGAAGGGCTTTCCCTTGCCGGTGAAATCCGAACAGGTCCGATACGGGGATCAGTACAACGGCCTTCGCGAGCAACTCGGTATGCACCTATTCCTCGAGCCGGAGTACAACGCGAGGAGCTCGACTCTCAGTAGCAGTCCACCAAGGCCACCGACATCGCTCGCGTACGTCGTTCCTCACTCGTCGATAACAAACCCCGACAACCAATGTGTGTGCCAAATGCACGGTGGCGCCGACCACCTCGAGTGTGTCGTCGGCCCAGAACCAGCCGAAGGTGGCTTCGAGTACGGCCTCCGAGTTCGGGACCGGCTTTCTCGATCTGCAACCCCCAGCGACACGGGATCGTTGACAACCCGGATCGCCGCGAATTGCTCGTCGGTGTCGGTTTGCCTGACGGTCACCGTCCGTTGCCGGTGCAGTAAGGTCCCAATGAACTGGCCACACATGCATACTCGACAACTCCACCACTGTCTGCGCGTCGGCCAACCATAGCCGCGGCCGGGACCGTCCCGTCCGGACACGCCGAAGGCCCGCGACGACACCGATCGCTTCTGATTCTCGGTGGGTGCGCCGAGTACATCGTGGCCCGGATGCCCTGGGGGCGCCCCACTCCCATCCGACGACTTTTCCGTGAGATCCACCAGGGACGATCTGCCGCGCGCCCGGAATCTACAACTCGATCCAGGTCGTCTTGAGGTGCGTGTATTTGTCCAGACCGTGATTGCTCCTGTCCGCACCGTGCCCGGACAGCTTGCGGCCGCCGAACGGGACCGAGGAGTCGCCCTCTTCGTAGCAGTTGATCCAGACCATACCGGCGTCGATGCCGCGCGCCATCCGGTGAGCCCGGCCCAGATCCGCGGTCCACACCGACGAACCCAATCCGAAAACCGTATTGTTCGCGATCGCGAGCGCCTCCTCCTCCGCACGGAAGGAGTGCACCGCCAGCACCGGACCGAAGATCTCGTGCTGGGCGAGCCTGCTGTCCGGATCGACGTCGACGAAGACAGCAGGGTCGACGTACAGGCCGTCATCGCGCCTGGTATCCGAGCCCAGAACCAGTTTGGCACCCGAGTCGATGCCCGCGCGGATCTCGGCCAGGACGTCGTCGCGATGTGCGGCGAAGGCCAGCGGACCGAGTGTCGTCGCCGGGTCCAGTGGATCACCGATCACCGCCGCGTTCAGGTTGTCGATGACCTTCGCCACCACTTCCTCGCGTACGTCCTCGTGGACCACCAATCGCGATCCGGCAGTGCACATTTGACCGCTATTGAAGGACACCGCCCAGGCGGCCATTGAGGCTGCCCGGTCCAGGTCGGGCGCGTCGGGGAACACGATGTTCGGCGACTTGCCGCCCAGCTCCAGCCACACCGGTTTGGCGTTGGACGCACCCGCGTAGGACAGCAGCTGCTTCCCGACGTCGGTGGATCCGGTGAACGCCAGGGTCGCGATATCGTCGTGCATGCCGAGCTGTTCGCCGACCTTGGCGCCACTGCCGGTGATCACCTGCAGAACGCCCGGGGGTATTCCTGCCTCGTAGGCAAGCTCGGCGGCCCGCAGCAGGGAGAACGGCGTCTGACTCGCCGGCTTGGCGACGACGCTGTTGCCGGCGACCAGGGCAGCCGGAATCTTGAACATCGCGAGCGTCATCGGGAAGTTCCACGGCGTGATGATGCCGACGACACCGACCGGCTCACGGGTCACCAGGGCGACCGCGCCGTTGCGGCCGCGCGGAGACTCGTCCATCAGCTTGTCGGCAAGCTCGCCGTACCAGCGCACAGTGTTGATCGCGGTACGCATCTCGACGTTCCACGCGATCGTGACCGGTTTACCCATTTCGTACGCAACAAGGAACGCCAGCTCGTCGCGATGCGCGTCGAGCAGGTCGGCCCACCGGATCAGCGTCTCGCCACGCTCACGCGGCTCCAATCCTGCCCACACCCGGCTGCGAAAGGCGCGCTTCGCACCCTGTATTGCCCGCTCGACATCCACCTCGTCAGCACTCGCCACCTGCACCGTCTCACCGCGGCGGGGACTGGTATGCGGTGCGGTCTTGCCGCTGCTTGCTTGCGCCCACTCGCCGTCCACCCACATCGCAGTCGGCAACTCGGTCTGCACCGCGAGGTCCAGCCAGTCGTCAAATGTGGCCCGTTCGGGAGTCTTGACTTTATCTGCCACAGTCGCTTCCGCCTTTCGCGCGGCTCGGTGTTGCTGCTCTGAATTCTCGAATGACCGCTTCAGCTGTCGAGCCCGAGGACTCCGGCCAATTCGTTGTAATCGACCTGCCACAGGCCCGCCGACGTCGGCGGGTACTGCGAGCGGAATCCGATCAGTCGTTGCGCACGCGGCGACAGCGTTTTGGCGATCTCCAGATCGACGATGAACGGGTAGGACTCTTCGGGGGTCAAGTAGCCAGCGTTGAAGGTGAACGCAACAGCGCGACGGTACTCGTTGTCGGTGAGGTTGGCCCCGCCACCATGGACGGTCTTTCCACTGATGAACAGCGCGTCGCCAGCCTTCATGATCGCCGGAATGGTGCCTTCCGGAGTCCCGTTGTCCTCGAAGTCGTCCCAATGATTGCTGCCCGGGATGACACGAGTCGCACCATTCTCCTCGGTGAAGTCGGTCAGCGCGATCAGGAAATTGATGCACGCTTCGGGGCCGGACGGGCCCAGTGCGTAGAAGGGCGGCCAGTTGCCCAGGTCGCGGTGCAGCATCTGAGCCTTGTTGCCCGGGCCGATCTCGATGACCTGTGCCGTGGTCATCCAGTACGTGCCGGCTTCCTCGACGAAGGTCAGATCACTCAGTTCGTGAACAAGATCCTTGTCGATGATTTCCCCGCGGAAAGTCTCGCTGTGCGTGACCAGATTCGTCAGGCGCTTGGTGTTGCTACCGTGGAACTCGGCGATCATGCCGTCGTGCGTAGAGCCCGGGCGCAGCTGTGCCATCGGATCGTCGATGTCAGCGTTGAAGCGCTTGATCTGGTCTCGTGTGAGAAAGTCTTCGATGATCACACCGCCGTCGCGGCGGACGATCTCGAGAATCTTCTCCGCAGACGTGGTCACGGGGACTCGCTGCAGTACCTGCTGGTCGACAGTCATAACTTGCTTCTCCTTCCGGTAGACCGGTGATGTCTGATCATTTGATCATATCGTTTGATCAGAGTTCGGACAAGGGTTTTGGTTAGATCGGTCACATCCGCTTCGGGCATCATGCTTTCGCTTGAAGATGCTGCAATACAGCACTATTAGCCCTAAAGCAGTGCACCTTCGCGAATTCGACCGGACGCGCCACGCGGGCCCGTCGATTCGGTAGCTGGCACCGAAATGGCGCTGCTTGATCATTCGATCACGCGGGCAGGCTGTTGGCCTGCGCCAACAGCTCAGCCGACGACGCGGCTCAGTGCCTCGGCGATGAAGTCGATGTCCTCGGCCGTGTGCGCTGTACTCAGGAAGATTTTTCCCGAGGGCATGAACATCACGCCTTCGGCGAGCATCCCGCCCAGGACCTTCCCCCAGATGCCACCGGTTCCGTGGAGTCCGGTGGCCGCGCCCTCGGGCACGAATTGCAGCAACGACCCCACACGGTTCAGATGCGCCGGGACTTCGGCTTCGGCCAGTACCGCACCGAACAGATCGTGGAACCGCGCCGCATTGCTCTCCAGCGTCGCATACACCGCCGGATCCGCGAGCACACCCATCGTCGCCTCGACCGCGGCCAACGCGACCGGATTTCCGTTGAACGTTCCGGCATGCACCACGCCGTCGGTCACCTGATCTATCAAGTCTGCGCGGCCCACCACCGCGCTCTGGGTGAACCCGCCGGCCATCGCCTTGCCGAACACCGATAGATCCGGGCGTACCCCGAAGCGCTCGGTGGCACCACCACGTGCGACCCGGAAGCCCGCGATGACCTCGTCGAAAATGAGCACCACGCCGGCCTCGTCGCACAGAGCCCGAACCGCCCGCAAGAACTCCGGAAGCGGTTCGGTCACCCCCGCATTGCTCATAATCGGATCGAGCAGGACCGCGGCGATACCGAGTTCGCGTGCGTCCTCCAGAATGCCGGTGATCATCTCGATGTCGTTGAACTCCGAAACGATCAGATCATCAAGAACGCTGGGGCTCTGGCCTCTGGTTGCGGTCAGCGTCGGCCTGCCGTACTCATCCGACGACATACCCGCATAGACCGAATCCTGCCAGCCGTGATAGCTCTTGGCGAACTTGACGATGCGTCGGCGTCCGGTCGCGGCCCGAGCGAGCCGCAGCGACACCTGAACAGCCTCGGTGCCGGTGTTGCTCCACAACAGGCGCTCGCCGTGCGAAACCGCCTCCAGCACCGCTTCGGCCGCCGCGTACTCCAGGGCGTGGCCGGTGCCGACCACCTGCATGCGGTCGAGGACTCCCCGGACCGCCGACACCACCCGTTCGTCGCTGTGACCGAGCACCAGTGCACCCCAGGCCATTACACAGTCAGCATATCGATCGCCGTCCAGATCCCAGACGTGGGCGCCACGAGCTTCCCTGACGAACAACGGATGCGGCTGCATGGATGCACGCAGCCCCGAACTGACTCCGCCGCCAATGCTGTTCCGAGAACGCTGAAATGCGGCAAGTGAAGATTGAAGACCCATACCCGGTGAAACTCCTCATATAGCTGAACTCGAACCAGAACCCGTCGATAGTGAGCGCGCTGAGCGCGTCATCCGACCTTCCGATGCTGCTGGCGATCATTCATCGTCCATGTGCACCGTTCGATGAGCCAATCGAAGATCGGGTCGCGCTCGGTTTGCCATTCGGGATGCCACTGGACGCCGACAACGGGTCGGCCACTCAGCTCGATCATCTCCGCACTTCCGTCGGTGGTTCGGCCGGTGACCGCGAGTCCGACACCGGGCCGGTCCACCGCCTGGTGATGCCATGAGTTGGAAGTTCGACGGGCACCGTAGATCTGGCGCCCGACGCTGCCGGAGGAAAAGTCGACGACATGGTTGTCGTCACCGGCGTAGGGCGCAGCCTTCGGCGAAGAATGCACGACGGACGTTTCCTCGATGTCCTCGATCAGTGTCCCGCCTAGGACGGTGTTCAGCAGCTGATGCCCGCGGCACACGCCGAGGATGGGGATGCCCAGCGCCAGCGCGTCGGAGATCAGGTCGGCCTCGTACTGGTCCCGCTCGAAGTCGATGACGTCGACGTTCCGGCGCGGATCGGCGGCCGGGTCGACCGGACGCATGCCACCCCAGCGTGACGGGTGCACGTCCTGTCCGCCCGTCACGATCAACCCGTCCAGCCTGTCGGCAACACCGGTCGAACTCGACACGAACGGAAGGTTGACCGGAATGCCGCCGGCTTCGGCCACGCACCGGTCGAAGTCAGAGAAGAAGGAGTTCGTCAAGCGATCGGTGAACCGTGGCGATGTACCGGTCACCATTTCCAGCCGATAGCATCGGCCCGTGATACCGATGAGAGGTCTCATGTCGACGTCGCTCCAATTCCTACGACAACGCGGATTTCCCTGCCCGATGCCAGGGCATCGAACCCTTCGTTGATTGTTTCGAGTGAGTATTCGGCGGTGACCAGCTCGTCGAGCTGCAGCAAACCGGCCCGTGCGAACTGCAGATACATCGGGATATCCACCTTGAAGTGGTTCGATCCCATGAACGACCCGCGCAGACTTTTTTCCTGCATGAAGAGTTCGGATCCACGAAGTGGAATCGAATGCGAGTCCGGGATCATGCCCATCACCGTGGCAACGCCGCCTGGTCGCAGCATCGCGAACGCCTGCCCTGCCGTGGCACCGGAGCCGACCGCCTCGAATGCGTGGTGCGTGCCGCCGTCGGTCAGCGCCTGCACCGCCGCGACCGGGTCGGTCTCGCGGGCATTCACCACCTCTGTTGCTCCGAAGAACTTGGCCTGCTCCAGTTTTTCCGGCACGACGTCCACACCGATGATCTGTGCCGCGCCGGCCAGCCGGGCGGCCTGCACCGCGGAGAATCCGATTCCGCCGAGCCCGATCACCGCAACAGTCTGCCCCGGACGAACGCAGGCGCTCTGCAGCACCGAGCCCATCCCGGTGGTCACCGCGCAGCCGAGCACGCTCGCCGTTTGCAGACGTACCCCCGGCTCGATCGTGACGACGCTGTTCTTGTGGACCAGCGCCATCTCGGCGAAACCACCGATCCCGGCAGTGGCCCGCACCGCCGCCCCCTGACTGTTGGTCAGACGGGGCCGGGCGCGGCCCTGCTGCAACTCCGCCCGACGCACGCACAGGGTCTGCTGCCCGGCCAGGCAGAATTCACACGACCCGCAGTACGCCGACAGACAGGTCACGACGGTGGTACCTGGACTGAACTCCGTAACAGCGCTGCCGACCTCGACGACCTCGCCCACCGCCTCGTGGCCGAGCACGATCGGCGTGTCGGACTCGAAGGTTCCGTCCATCTCGTGCAGGTCCGAATGACACAGACCGGCGTACGCGATCCGGATCAGCACCTCGTCGGGCCCTGGGTCGTCGATGACCAGCTCTTCGATATCCAACGCACCTGGCGCGGCATTGAGCACTGCCGCCTTGATACGCGTGCTCATACAAGCTCGAAGTAGCGGTTGAGTTCCCAATCGGTGATCCCGCAGTCGGGGTCGCCGCCACCCATGGTGTGGAACGCCAGCCATTCCCAGCGTCGGGTTCCGATCCAGTAGTCGACGAACTCTTGCCCGAGGACCTCGGCCAGTGCCTTGTCGGCTGCGAGTGCATCGGCCGCGCGGGTGATCGTGTGCGGCAGCGCCTCGGTGCCGGACGGGTTACACCAGGCCATGCCGACGAACGGGGCCGGCGGCTCGATGCCGTTGACGACGCCGAAAAGACCGGCCCCCAGCACCGCTGCAGCTACCAGGTAGGCGTTCGAATCTGCTCCCGGCGTCCGGTATTCGATGCGCGAGTACTTCGGGTGGCGGGTCACCGCGCGGACGGCGGTGGTCTTGTTGTCGATGCCCCAGGTGACAGTCGTGGGCGGGCCTTCCAGCGGGATCTGCCGTCGGTAGGAGGTCAGGAACGGCAGTGCCAACGAGGTTGCCCCCGGCATGGTCTGCACGACGCCGCCGATGAAGTTTCGCATCACATCGGACGGTCCGTTCTCGGCGAAGAACGCGTTGCCGTCCTCGTTCGCCAACGAGATGTTCAGATGCGAGGCCTGACCCCACGCGTCGGACCACTTGGCCATGAAGGTCACCGACCGACCCAGCTCGTTCGCGACCTCACGAAGGACCTGACGGGTCCGGGCCCAGTTGTCGGCCGTGGTGACGATGTCGGCGACGGCGACGTTGATCTCGATCTGGCCCACGGCCGCCTCGTCGTTCCACGCCTCCCACTCCAGTCCCACTTCTACGAGACGCTTCTGCACTCGGTCCAGGAACTGCCACCAATCGCCAGACTTGGCATGCACATAGGCTCCGCCGGCCGAACCGCCGAGCGGGGTCAGATCCTTGTATCCCTTGCGTCGCGCTTCGTGAACCGACTCCTCGAAGACGGTTGCTTCGATCTCGATCGCCGCCTTGACCGAGTAGCCCTCGTCAGCAGCCTGCCGCTCCACCTTGCGCAAGAGATTTCGCGGACATACCGACACCGGGTCACCGGTCTTGGTCCAGAAGTCGCCGATGACGGATGCCTTGCCGGGCTCCCATTCGATCAGCGTCGCCAGGTCGGGGCGAAGGAAGATGTCCAG from Rhodococcus opacus B4 encodes:
- a CDS encoding alpha/beta hydrolase translates to MTYSQWQDVLDSDALAVAKQLDELLPGPLHTLGLDGVRQFAAPTPPPRTTRVASVEDRTISGVADGGNVSVPVRIYQPDRATQAGALLYIHGGGFTVGSLDGVDELCRIIADEACCVVVSVDYRLAPEHPFPAAIIDVRVAYDWLRANAAELGVAPTQLAVGGDSAGGGLAASLCLDLRRRGIAQPVMQLLVYPAVDDQFTRPSWTDFKDAPLLDAGTAQWFWKQYVGESPTDLGELAVPMKAGSLAGLARAHIATAEVDPLRDDGEAYAAALHEAGVAVRHQRYTGVFHGFFPEVQTYAKSRRAVLDACESLQLAFRLGPSVPIRHLPSRPRTDTISGDAAFDGQTA
- a CDS encoding aldehyde dehydrogenase family protein; protein product: MADKVKTPERATFDDWLDLAVQTELPTAMWVDGEWAQASSGKTAPHTSPRRGETVQVASADEVDVERAIQGAKRAFRSRVWAGLEPRERGETLIRWADLLDAHRDELAFLVAYEMGKPVTIAWNVEMRTAINTVRWYGELADKLMDESPRGRNGAVALVTREPVGVVGIITPWNFPMTLAMFKIPAALVAGNSVVAKPASQTPFSLLRAAELAYEAGIPPGVLQVITGSGAKVGEQLGMHDDIATLAFTGSTDVGKQLLSYAGASNAKPVWLELGGKSPNIVFPDAPDLDRAASMAAWAVSFNSGQMCTAGSRLVVHEDVREEVVAKVIDNLNAAVIGDPLDPATTLGPLAFAAHRDDVLAEIRAGIDSGAKLVLGSDTRRDDGLYVDPAVFVDVDPDSRLAQHEIFGPVLAVHSFRAEEEALAIANNTVFGLGSSVWTADLGRAHRMARGIDAGMVWINCYEEGDSSVPFGGRKLSGHGADRSNHGLDKYTHLKTTWIEL
- a CDS encoding phytanoyl-CoA dioxygenase family protein — translated: MTVDQQVLQRVPVTTSAEKILEIVRRDGGVIIEDFLTRDQIKRFNADIDDPMAQLRPGSTHDGMIAEFHGSNTKRLTNLVTHSETFRGEIIDKDLVHELSDLTFVEEAGTYWMTTAQVIEIGPGNKAQMLHRDLGNWPPFYALGPSGPEACINFLIALTDFTEENGATRVIPGSNHWDDFEDNGTPEGTIPAIMKAGDALFISGKTVHGGGANLTDNEYRRAVAFTFNAGYLTPEESYPFIVDLEIAKTLSPRAQRLIGFRSQYPPTSAGLWQVDYNELAGVLGLDS
- a CDS encoding aspartate aminotransferase family protein, with protein sequence MGLQSSLAAFQRSRNSIGGGVSSGLRASMQPHPLFVREARGAHVWDLDGDRYADCVMAWGALVLGHSDERVVSAVRGVLDRMQVVGTGHALEYAAAEAVLEAVSHGERLLWSNTGTEAVQVSLRLARAATGRRRIVKFAKSYHGWQDSVYAGMSSDEYGRPTLTATRGQSPSVLDDLIVSEFNDIEMITGILEDARELGIAAVLLDPIMSNAGVTEPLPEFLRAVRALCDEAGVVLIFDEVIAGFRVARGGATERFGVRPDLSVFGKAMAGGFTQSAVVGRADLIDQVTDGVVHAGTFNGNPVALAAVEATMGVLADPAVYATLESNAARFHDLFGAVLAEAEVPAHLNRVGSLLQFVPEGAATGLHGTGGIWGKVLGGMLAEGVMFMPSGKIFLSTAHTAEDIDFIAEALSRVVG
- a CDS encoding gamma-glutamyl-gamma-aminobutyrate hydrolase family protein is translated as MRPLIGITGRCYRLEMVTGTSPRFTDRLTNSFFSDFDRCVAEAGGIPVNLPFVSSSTGVADRLDGLIVTGGQDVHPSRWGGMRPVDPAADPRRNVDVIDFERDQYEADLISDALALGIPILGVCRGHQLLNTVLGGTLIEDIEETSVVHSSPKAAPYAGDDNHVVDFSSGSVGRQIYGARRTSNSWHHQAVDRPGVGLAVTGRTTDGSAEMIELSGRPVVGVQWHPEWQTERDPIFDWLIERCTWTMNDRQQHRKVG
- a CDS encoding Zn-dependent alcohol dehydrogenase, whose product is MSTRIKAAVLNAAPGALDIEELVIDDPGPDEVLIRIAYAGLCHSDLHEMDGTFESDTPIVLGHEAVGEVVEVGSAVTEFSPGTTVVTCLSAYCGSCEFCLAGQQTLCVRRAELQQGRARPRLTNSQGAAVRATAGIGGFAEMALVHKNSVVTIEPGVRLQTASVLGCAVTTGMGSVLQSACVRPGQTVAVIGLGGIGFSAVQAARLAGAAQIIGVDVVPEKLEQAKFFGATEVVNARETDPVAAVQALTDGGTHHAFEAVGSGATAGQAFAMLRPGGVATVMGMIPDSHSIPLRGSELFMQEKSLRGSFMGSNHFKVDIPMYLQFARAGLLQLDELVTAEYSLETINEGFDALASGREIRVVVGIGATST
- a CDS encoding glutamine synthetase family protein, translating into MAETTSARVRRWLDERAITSIRIEATNLDGTFVGKSISPKKFLSGLETGFPFADVVFGNDLGNFPQFGFAFPEWRGDLLDIFLRPDLATLIEWEPGKASVIGDFWTKTGDPVSVCPRNLLRKVERQAADEGYSVKAAIEIEATVFEESVHEARRKGYKDLTPLGGSAGGAYVHAKSGDWWQFLDRVQKRLVEVGLEWEAWNDEAAVGQIEINVAVADIVTTADNWARTRQVLREVANELGRSVTFMAKWSDAWGQASHLNISLANEDGNAFFAENGPSDVMRNFIGGVVQTMPGATSLALPFLTSYRRQIPLEGPPTTVTWGIDNKTTAVRAVTRHPKYSRIEYRTPGADSNAYLVAAAVLGAGLFGVVNGIEPPAPFVGMAWCNPSGTEALPHTITRAADALAADKALAEVLGQEFVDYWIGTRRWEWLAFHTMGGGDPDCGITDWELNRYFELV